Proteins encoded together in one Nostoc sp. PCC 7524 window:
- a CDS encoding TonB-dependent receptor domain-containing protein, with product MESRPSKEMMSAGIVLAFVSLLVQPAVAETKSHHSISTAKLLLVQQNDVSPVQVTGVKVNPTDKGIEVFLESTNPEALQPVTKSEENSYIADIPNAVLALLEGKDFSIANPVKGIVSVSVTQVDANTVRVTVTGEAGLPTAELFDSGEGLIFALAPVAEATEPSQQPEQPTSETPPEQPTAETDEPIELVVTATRTEQDLQNIPRSVTVITREQLEQQTTVNRDLQSILSNTVPGLGASSDSQQSFAQTLRGRPPLVLVDGVPISSNIDNDTSVANLRRIDVEAIERIEVVRGPSAVYGDGAAGGVINIITRRPSEDKVVSNAEIGVRSVGNFKGGSFGNFLSYGISGKQGGVDFIASFTRDSFGTPFDAEGDPIPLFGDAEAESASINFLGKLGFELGSQQRLQITANYFNDDQNQYGDYDLTVGEIPGIQKARLLDRPVEFVNSSDPFNRGTVIQFDYTHNNILNSQLQAQAYYRQTKTAATLFDNRIFDPDSILDVGRSVVTSERFGGRLQFDTALSSKLNLLWGADYSSEDSKGDYDLFDVDEFDNSGGRRARKIGSSIRIAPFTIKNLGLFSQVKWEASENVSLSGGVRYENINVSVVDNWVDGSTGLSYRGGEKTLDDVVFNAGVVYKATPTISLFANFAQGFSLPNISRIVQRPQAGFNFAEDVELSAPQKVDSYELGIRGQWRNFQASLAGFYSYSSLGTTVQFEDFGSDFRILRAPQRNYGIELAVDWQPNDQWKLGSTLTWSEGEREDSETGEFVAITGYEISPLKLTAYLQNETLPGWNNRLQALYIGNRNRAFDAGVDPIGIDSYFVMDLISSLKLGDGTLSLGVRNLLNNQYLNVTNQLNAGFDDSYALAARGRTFTLNYRWSW from the coding sequence ATGGAGTCTCGACCATCGAAAGAAATGATGTCAGCAGGAATTGTGTTGGCATTTGTCTCATTGCTTGTACAACCAGCTGTTGCAGAAACTAAATCACATCATTCTATTAGTACGGCAAAGTTATTACTCGTGCAACAAAATGATGTTTCACCTGTGCAAGTTACAGGTGTAAAAGTCAATCCTACAGATAAGGGTATCGAAGTTTTTTTAGAAAGTACCAACCCAGAAGCACTGCAACCTGTTACTAAAAGTGAAGAAAATAGTTATATTGCTGATATCCCGAATGCGGTTTTAGCACTACTGGAAGGGAAAGATTTTAGCATTGCTAATCCAGTCAAGGGGATTGTCTCTGTCAGTGTCACTCAAGTTGATGCTAACACTGTGCGGGTAACGGTGACGGGTGAGGCGGGTTTACCAACAGCAGAGTTATTTGATAGTGGCGAAGGTTTAATTTTTGCACTTGCACCGGTAGCTGAAGCAACAGAGCCATCACAGCAGCCAGAACAGCCGACAAGTGAAACACCACCAGAACAACCAACAGCCGAGACTGATGAACCGATTGAATTAGTAGTAACCGCTACACGGACGGAACAAGACCTACAAAACATACCACGTTCTGTAACTGTGATTACCCGTGAGCAACTTGAGCAGCAAACTACGGTTAATCGCGATTTGCAAAGTATTCTGAGTAACACAGTTCCCGGTTTAGGAGCCAGTTCAGACTCACAACAAAGTTTTGCTCAGACTTTGCGGGGAAGACCTCCTTTAGTATTGGTGGATGGAGTACCAATTAGCTCTAATATTGATAATGATACATCCGTCGCTAACTTACGTCGGATTGATGTTGAGGCTATTGAACGGATAGAAGTAGTACGCGGTCCGAGTGCGGTTTATGGTGATGGTGCTGCGGGTGGAGTGATTAATATTATTACCCGACGACCTAGTGAAGATAAGGTAGTCTCCAATGCAGAAATTGGAGTACGTTCTGTTGGTAATTTCAAAGGTGGTAGTTTTGGTAACTTTTTAAGCTACGGCATTTCCGGTAAGCAAGGAGGGGTAGATTTTATTGCTTCTTTCACCCGTGATAGCTTTGGAACACCGTTTGATGCAGAAGGCGATCCCATACCATTATTTGGTGATGCGGAAGCTGAAAGTGCTTCGATTAACTTTTTAGGTAAGCTGGGGTTTGAATTAGGTTCGCAACAGCGATTGCAAATTACGGCTAATTACTTTAATGATGATCAAAATCAGTATGGAGATTATGATTTAACTGTAGGAGAAATACCAGGAATTCAAAAAGCACGTCTCCTAGATAGACCAGTTGAGTTTGTTAATTCCTCAGATCCTTTTAACCGAGGAACTGTAATTCAATTTGATTACACCCATAACAATATCCTCAATAGTCAACTGCAAGCACAGGCATATTATCGTCAAACTAAAACAGCTGCAACTTTGTTTGATAACCGCATATTTGATCCAGATAGCATTTTAGATGTTGGTCGTTCGGTCGTGACATCAGAACGATTTGGAGGACGTTTACAGTTTGATACAGCTTTATCAAGTAAATTGAACTTACTGTGGGGTGCAGATTATTCCAGTGAAGATAGTAAAGGAGATTACGATTTATTTGATGTTGACGAGTTTGACAATAGCGGTGGAAGAAGAGCGCGAAAAATCGGCTCATCAATTCGGATCGCTCCTTTTACTATCAAAAACTTGGGTTTATTTTCTCAAGTAAAATGGGAAGCAAGTGAAAACGTATCCCTGAGTGGTGGGGTACGCTATGAAAATATCAATGTGTCAGTTGTTGACAATTGGGTGGATGGAAGCACTGGATTATCTTATCGGGGTGGAGAGAAAACTTTAGATGATGTGGTATTTAATGCGGGTGTAGTTTACAAAGCCACACCAACAATTAGTCTATTTGCTAATTTTGCTCAAGGATTTTCACTTCCTAATATTTCAAGGATAGTACAGCGTCCCCAAGCGGGTTTTAATTTTGCTGAAGATGTGGAATTATCAGCACCGCAAAAAGTTGATAGCTACGAATTAGGAATTCGCGGACAGTGGAGAAATTTTCAAGCTTCCCTAGCTGGATTTTATAGTTATTCGAGTTTAGGTACTACGGTACAATTTGAAGATTTTGGTAGCGATTTTAGAATTTTACGCGCTCCTCAACGCAATTATGGTATTGAATTAGCAGTAGATTGGCAACCGAATGATCAATGGAAATTGGGAAGTACATTAACTTGGAGTGAGGGAGAAAGGGAGGACTCAGAAACAGGTGAATTTGTGGCAATTACTGGCTATGAAATTTCACCTCTAAAACTAACTGCATACTTGCAAAATGAAACCTTACCAGGATGGAACAATCGTCTTCAAGCATTATATATTGGAAATAGAAACCGTGCTTTTGATGCAGGCGTTGACCCGATTGGTATAGATAGTTATTTTGTCATGGATCTAATCAGCAGTCTCAAGCTGGGTGATGGTACGTTGAGTTTGGGTGTAAGGAATTTACTTAATAATCAATACTTAAATGTTACCAACCAACTTAATGCAGGTTTTGACGATTCCTATGCCTTAGCGGCTAGAGGTAGAACCTTTACCTTAAATTATCGTTGGAGTTGGTAA
- a CDS encoding iron-siderophore ABC transporter substrate-binding protein — translation MKIEQILLLIIFTFIIITGCYNYLPQNNTILRSNSDASECKIIKHELGESCIPLQPERIIALDETSMEVLLALDLKPIATAQPNIAGSIIPKFGKKAEGIVSLGKESQPNIEKMVQLNPDLILGFSISQETYQLFSQIAPTVTIDYVQTGWKDALSSIAEITGKSTQAQKLLEQYQQRVQELRQVINHQLKKTTVSVSRFYAGNQVPEFRTKYSFPGSLLMELGIPLPEMQNQLITNKNQPLFSVSLERLELLDADVLFVALDPGSEENFQKYQTSHLWQKLNVVRNNRVYTVDSGHWIFGNILSANAILDDLFKYLIKNHVTTNN, via the coding sequence ATGAAAATCGAACAAATATTACTATTAATCATTTTTACATTTATCATAATTACAGGTTGCTATAACTACTTACCCCAAAACAATACAATTTTAAGGTCTAATTCAGACGCATCAGAATGCAAAATCATCAAGCATGAATTAGGAGAAAGTTGCATTCCTTTACAACCTGAGCGTATTATCGCATTAGATGAAACTTCTATGGAAGTGTTGTTAGCACTGGATTTAAAACCAATAGCAACAGCACAACCTAATATTGCAGGTAGTATCATACCAAAGTTTGGTAAAAAAGCGGAGGGTATAGTTTCTTTAGGCAAAGAAAGTCAGCCAAATATAGAAAAAATGGTACAGTTAAATCCAGATTTAATTTTGGGTTTTTCTATCAGCCAGGAAACATACCAGTTATTTTCACAAATAGCACCTACAGTCACTATTGATTACGTTCAAACTGGTTGGAAGGATGCTTTATCAAGCATTGCTGAAATCACAGGTAAAAGTACACAAGCACAAAAATTACTAGAGCAATATCAGCAGCGAGTTCAAGAATTACGCCAAGTTATTAATCATCAACTCAAAAAAACAACAGTTTCCGTTAGCCGATTTTATGCTGGTAATCAAGTTCCAGAGTTTCGCACCAAGTATTCATTCCCTGGAAGTCTACTGATGGAGTTAGGGATACCTCTACCAGAAATGCAAAATCAACTGATAACTAATAAAAATCAGCCTTTATTTTCAGTAAGTTTAGAGCGTTTAGAGTTATTAGATGCAGATGTTTTATTTGTAGCTTTAGACCCAGGTTCAGAAGAAAACTTTCAAAAATATCAAACTAGCCATTTATGGCAAAAGCTAAATGTCGTTAGAAATAACAGAGTGTATACCGTTGATTCAGGTCACTGGATATTTGGTAATATTCTGTCAGCTAATGCCATTTTAGATGACCTGTTTAAATACTTGATAAAAAATCATGTTACAACAAATAACTAA
- a CDS encoding MFS transporter codes for MRTFIIVWLGQLVSTIGSNMTGFAIEIWAWEITGKATTLTLVGFFSLLPSIIITPISGVIVDRCNRKLLMMVGDTVAVLSTIIILLLHITNNLQIWHFYLTGAIVGTFNQFQSLAYSSSVSLMIPKKLYTRASSLEFLSGYGSNIIAPALAGYLYTVIGFLGIWLIDICTFAVAISSLFLVSIPQPPRTTTNESVVNIWQDLGFGWCYISTHKSLLALLVVNLLFWLPHDIGDSLYSPMILSRTDNNTVVLGSLASAAGFGGVTGAIIVSTWGGFRRKIKGVLWGMMGAGISKIVFGLGRTSWVWILAQFCSSLNFPLNGSSDNAIWLAKVSPDVQGRVFAARSLLLQIGSAVGYLIAGPLADQVFTPALQSGGVLVGLLGGLFGTGTGAGIALLYVICAVCMLLVGFLGFFVPVLRNVEKILPDHDQVIV; via the coding sequence ATGCGTACTTTTATTATCGTTTGGCTTGGTCAATTAGTTTCTACTATCGGTAGTAACATGACCGGCTTTGCAATTGAAATTTGGGCATGGGAAATTACAGGTAAAGCCACAACTCTGACGCTGGTCGGTTTTTTTAGTTTGTTACCAAGTATTATTATTACTCCCATTAGCGGTGTAATTGTAGACCGATGTAACCGTAAACTTTTAATGATGGTGGGTGATACAGTTGCGGTTCTCAGCACAATTATAATTTTGTTGTTGCATATTACTAATAATCTACAAATTTGGCACTTTTATTTAACAGGTGCGATTGTTGGTACTTTTAATCAATTTCAATCTTTGGCATATTCATCATCAGTATCGCTGATGATTCCTAAAAAACTCTATACCCGCGCTAGTAGTCTAGAATTTTTGTCTGGTTACGGCAGCAATATAATCGCACCTGCATTGGCGGGATATCTTTACACAGTCATTGGTTTTTTAGGGATTTGGCTGATTGATATTTGTACTTTTGCTGTAGCGATTAGCAGTTTATTTTTAGTTAGTATTCCGCAACCACCGCGCACAACAACAAACGAAAGTGTAGTTAATATTTGGCAAGATTTAGGATTTGGTTGGTGTTATATTAGCACTCACAAAAGTTTACTAGCATTATTAGTAGTTAACTTATTATTTTGGCTACCCCATGACATTGGAGATTCCCTATACTCACCAATGATTTTGTCACGTACAGATAATAATACTGTAGTGCTAGGTAGTTTGGCTTCTGCAGCTGGTTTTGGTGGGGTAACAGGTGCGATAATTGTTAGCACTTGGGGCGGTTTTAGAAGGAAAATTAAAGGTGTTTTATGGGGGATGATGGGTGCTGGTATTAGTAAAATTGTTTTTGGTTTAGGTAGAACATCTTGGGTTTGGATTCTGGCTCAATTTTGTTCTTCTTTAAATTTCCCTTTAAATGGTAGTTCTGATAATGCTATTTGGTTAGCGAAAGTATCCCCCGATGTGCAAGGAAGAGTTTTTGCAGCGCGATCGCTACTTTTGCAGATCGGTTCTGCGGTAGGCTATTTAATAGCAGGGCCATTGGCAGATCAAGTTTTTACACCTGCCTTACAATCAGGTGGTGTTCTGGTTGGTCTTCTCGGAGGATTATTTGGAACTGGTACTGGTGCAGGAATTGCGCTGTTATATGTGATTTGTGCGGTGTGTATGTTGCTGGTTGGTTTCCTGGGTTTCTTTGTACCTGTGCTGCGAAATGTGGAAAAGATACTTCCAGACCATGATCAGGTGATTGTTTAG
- a CDS encoding helix-turn-helix transcriptional regulator: MTETQQQIIDLRALNLTPKQIARKLGIKVSDVNAALKNQAEQTTLDRLAKGELEPVYKCLASDNLVHLLPKDSSDNSIKNLLSKIIPAKNKGSIERGLGLVVIARTARYNQIAVCSYLLDVWCLGIKDATTPRTLDKREFQEFAELLFQPFPEKPQEVSLEVAQGMIFSAYEYAQSLGFQPHKDFEKSRSHIGNWDGSIRIECGRDGKPCYVSGPYDSPQKIIETLKQSRGEGNFDFLIGSEPIDSDFW, encoded by the coding sequence ATGACAGAAACACAACAACAAATCATTGATTTACGGGCATTAAACTTAACACCCAAACAAATAGCCCGAAAACTAGGTATTAAAGTATCAGACGTTAATGCAGCACTTAAAAATCAAGCAGAGCAAACCACATTAGATAGATTGGCAAAGGGGGAACTAGAACCCGTTTACAAGTGTTTAGCAAGCGATAATTTAGTCCATTTATTGCCTAAAGACTCATCAGATAATAGCATCAAAAACCTGCTGTCCAAAATTATACCTGCCAAGAACAAGGGGTCTATTGAGCGCGGTTTAGGACTAGTTGTTATTGCCAGAACTGCTCGGTACAATCAAATCGCAGTTTGCAGTTATCTTTTAGATGTCTGGTGCTTAGGGATTAAAGATGCCACAACACCGCGTACATTAGACAAAAGAGAATTTCAAGAATTTGCAGAACTACTATTCCAGCCATTTCCTGAAAAACCGCAAGAGGTTTCCCTGGAAGTCGCTCAAGGGATGATATTTAGTGCTTATGAATATGCACAAAGCTTAGGATTTCAACCACACAAAGACTTTGAAAAATCACGTTCACACATCGGAAATTGGGATGGAAGTATTCGTATTGAATGCGGTCGTGACGGAAAACCATGCTATGTTAGTGGCCCCTACGATAGCCCACAAAAAATTATAGAAACACTTAAACAAAGCAGAGGTGAAGGTAATTTTGATTTTCTGATTGGTTCAGAACCTATCGATAGTGATTTCTGGTAG